The following are encoded in a window of Fusarium oxysporum f. sp. lycopersici 4287 chromosome 5, whole genome shotgun sequence genomic DNA:
- a CDS encoding replication factor C subunit 4, with amino-acid sequence MSSQKPEERGESSNSAAKAALKASSNGTTNYELPWVEKYRPVFLDDVVGNTETIERLKIIAREGNMPHVIISGMPGIGKTTSVLCLARQLLGESYKEAVLELNASDERGIDVVRNRIKGFAQKKVTLPAGRHKLVILDEADSMTSGAQQALRRTMEIYSNTTRFAFACNQSNKIIEPLQSRCAILRYAKLTDAQVVKRLMQIIEAEKVEYSDDGLAALVFSAEGDMRQAINNLQSTFAGFGFVSGDNVFKVVDSPHPIKVQAMLKACYEGNVDSALETLRELWDLGYSSHDIISTMFKVTKTIPTLSEHAKLEFIKEIGFTHMKVLEGVQTLLQLSGCVVRLCKINMDPKRFRV; translated from the exons ATGTCTTCCCAAAAACCCGAAGAGCGTGGCGAATCGTCGAACTCTGCCGCAAAGGCGGCCCTCAAAGCTTCTTCCAATGGAACCACAAATTATGAGCTTCCCTG GGTGGAAAAGTATCGACCAGTGTTCCTTGACGATGTCGTCGGCAACACAGAAACGATTGAAAGACTAAAGATCATTGCTAGAGAAGGCAACATGCCCCATGTAATCATCTCGGGTATGCCTGGTATTGGAAAGACCACCAGTGTTCTATGTCTGGCCCGGCAACTCTTAGGTGAATCGTACAAAGAAGCGGTCTTGGAGCTCAATGCCAGTGACGAGCGAG GTATCGATGTTGTCCGAAACAGAATCAAGGGCTTTGCCCAAAAGAAGGTCACTCTACCTGCAGGGCGCCATAAACTTGTTATCCTCGATGAAGCCGACAGCATGACTTCGGGTGCTCAGCAAGCCCTTAGACGAACTATGGAGATCTACTCCAACACTACACGATTCGCTTTTGCCTGCAACCAGTCCAACAAGATCATCGAACCCCTCCAATCACGATGCGCCATCCTACGATACGCCAAGTTAACAGACGCTCAAGTCGTAAAGCGACTCATGCAAATTATTGAGGCGGAAAAGGTCGAATACAGTGATGATGGACTTGCAGCCTTGGTTTTCAGCGCCGAGGGAGATATGCGAcaagccatcaacaaccttcAATCTACCTTTGCCGGTTTTGGCTTCGTCTCGGGAGACAATGTCTTCAAGGTTGTTGACTCGCCTCATCCAATCAAGGTGCAGGCGATGCTAAAGGCTTGCTATGAAGGCAATGTTGATTCCGCACTGGAAACACTCCGAGAACTTTGGGATCTAGGTTATTCAAGCCACGACATTATCAGCACTATGTTCAAGGTTACGAAAACAATCCCTACGTTGAGCGAACATGCAAAGCTGGAGTTTATCAAAGAGATTGGCTTTACACATATGAAGGTTCTTGAAGGTGTGCAGACACTACTCCAGCTCAGCGGATGCGTCGTTCGGCTATGCAAAATCAACATGGATCCTAAGCGATTTCGGGTATAG